From the Actinopolymorpha singaporensis genome, the window ACTTCGACTCGTACGGGCCCGGCGGCTTCTACGACGCCGTGGCCGTACGCAGCGGCACTGTCGCGCGGAGGTACCTCGCCCTGGACCAGGCAATGGTGCTCGGCCCGATCGGCAACGCGCTGAGCCACGACGACATCCGGGGGTACTTCTCCCGCGGGCAGGTCGAGCGTGCGATCCGGCCGTTGCTGGCACGGGAACGCTTCAGCGCCGGACGCTCCGCCGGCACCGACAGGTGAGGCAGGGTGACCCCGTGGACGTGGGGTCATCCCCTTACGTGAGGTCGAGGTAGTCGCGCAGCACCTGTGAGCGCGACGGGTGCCGCAGCTTGGACATCGTCTTGGACTCGATCTGGCGGATCCGCTCCCGGGTCACGCCGTAGACCTTGCCGATCTCGTCCAGCGTCTTCGGCTGGCCGTCGCCCAGGCCGAATCGCAGGGACACCACGCCCGCCTCGCGTTCGGACAGGGTCTCGAGGACTGAGTAGACCTGCTCCTGCAAAAGCCGGAACGCCACCGCGTCGGCCGGCACCACGGCCTCGGAGTCCTCGATCAGGTCACCGAACTCCGACCCTCCGTCGTCACCCAGCGGGGTGTGCAGAGAGATCGGCTCCCGGCCGTACTTCTGGACCTCGACGACCTTCTCCGGGGTCATGTCGAGTTCCTTGGCCAGCTCCTCCGGAGTCGCCGCCCGGCCGAGGTCCTGCAACATCTGCCGCTGAACCCGGGCGAGCTTGTTGATCACCTCGACCATGTGCACCGGGATGCGGATGGTACGGGCCTGGTCGGCCATCGCACGCGTGATCGCCTGCCGGATCCACCACGTGGCGTACGTGGAGAACTTGTAGCCCTTGGAGTAGTCGAACTTCTCCACCGCCCGGATCAACCCGAGGTTGCCCTCCTGGATCAGGTCCAGGAACCCCATGCCGCGGCCGGTGTAGCGCTTGGCCAGCGACACCACGAGGCGGAGGTTGGCCTCCAGCAGGTGGTTCTTCGCCTGGCGGCCGTCCTCGGCCAGCCATTCGTACTCCGCACCCAGGTCCTCGGGAGGAGCCCCGGCCTCACCGCCGAGCTTCTCCTCGGCGAACAGGCCGGCCTCGATCCGCTTCGCCAGCTCGACCTCCTGCTCGGCGTTCAGCAGGGAAACCCGGCCGATCAGCTTGAGGTAGTCCTTCACCGGGTCGGCCGTGGCACCGGCGACCAGCACCTGCTGCTCGGGCTCGTCGGCGTCGTCACCCTCGGCGAGGACGAACCCCTCCTCCGGTGGCGGCTGCCCGGTGTCGCTGTTGGTCCCGGTGGCCGCCTCGGAGCCGGCCTCGGCGCTGCTGTCCGGGCTGCTCTCGGGGCCGGCCTCGGTGCTGTTCTTGACCTCGGTCCTGCTCTGCGCGACCACGTTCCTCCTTCGGTCGAGCCGGCGCCCGCTGGGCCCTCGGCGATGGACTGACGCGGATACGACGGTGGCCAGTTAGCCGAACGCCCCGTACTCCACGCGGAAGTACGGGGCGAAAGAGCGTCCAAGATCACAGAGTCTACCGGCTTCGGAATCGAAACGCACAACGCAGGCGACCCGGGCCGTCGCCGACCTGGGTCCCCACAAGCGTCGTCAAGCCGTCAGTCGAGGTAGTCGCGGAGCACCTGCGAACGTGACGGGTGCCGCAGCTTGGACATCGTCTTGGACTCGATCTGGCGGATCCGCTCGCGGGTCACGCCGTAGACCTTGCCGATCTCGTCCAGCGTCTTCGGCTGGCCGTCGGTGAGCCCGAACCGCATAGAGACCACGCCTGCTTCGCGTTCGCTGAGCGTGTCCAGAACGGCGTGCAACTGCTCCTGCAGGAGTGTGAACGAGACCGCGTCGGCCGGAACGATCGCCTCGGAGTCCTCGATCAGGTCACCGAACTCGGAGTCGCCGTCCTCGCCGAGCGGGGTGTGCAGGGAGATCGGCTCCCGGCCGTACTTCTGGACCTCGACGACCTTCTCGGGGGTCATGTCGAGTTCCTTGGCCAGCTCTTCGGGGGTGGGCTCGCGGCCGAGGTCCTGCAGCATCTGCCGCTGAACCCGGGCGAGCTTGTTGATCACCTCGACCATGTGCACCGGGATGCGGATGGTGCGGGCCTGGTCGGCCATCGCGCGGGTGATCGCCTGCCGGATCCACCACGTGGCGTACGTGGAGAACTTGTAGCCCTTGGTGTAGTCGAACTTCTCCACTGCCCGGATGAGGCCGAGGTTGCCCTCCTGGATCAGGTCGAGGAAGAGCATGCCGCGGCCGGTGTAGCGCTTGGCCAGCGACACCACGAGGCGGAGGTTGGCCTCCAGCAGGTGGTTCTTGGCCTTGTGGCCGTCCTCGGCGATCCACTCGAACTCGGTCACCAGCTCCGCGGGCGGCGCTCCGGTCTCACCACTGAGCTTCTCCTCGGCGAACAGGCCGGCCTCGATCCGCTTCGCCAGCTCGACCTCCTGCTCGGCGTTCAGCAGGGGGACCTTGCCGATCTGCTTGAGGTAGTCCTTCACCGGGTCGGCCGTGGCACCGGCGACCAGCACCTGCTGCTCGGGCTCGTCGGCGTCGTCACCCTCGGAGAGGACGAACCCCTCCTCCTCCAGCTCGGCGTTGAACTCGACCTCGAGGTCGGCCTCGGCCTCGCTCCCGGCGGACTCGCCATCGGCACCTGTCTTGCCGGACGCGGCCTTCTTGCCCTTGGCCCCGGCGGCCTTCTTCGCCGTCCTGGCGCCGGCGCGCTTCGCCGCGGGCTTGGCCGCCACCGCGGTGGCCTCGGCCTCGACGGGAACCTCGGCGGGGAGTTCGGCCTCGGTGGGCTCGGCCACCGCGGCGGGCTGCTCGGCGGGCTGGGACACGTCGCCCACAGGGGCCACCTTGGGGGCGGCCGGAGGCGTTGCGGGTGCTTCCTTGACCTTGCGAGTCTTGTGGGCCGGAGCGGCCGGCTTGGCAGGAGCCGCGGCGCTCTGGGTGACAGCGGCGGCCCGGCGCGAGGCGGCTGCCGCCACCCGCTTGCGGGTCGTCTGAGTTGTGGAGTCGACCGACACGGTCACACCTTCCTCACCGAGGTACCGCAGCAGGTGAGCCCATTGGGTCTTGTCGATCCCGACTTCCTCACAAGCGCCGCGCACCTCCTCGGCGGTGACGTGCCCACGCTCGCGACCTTGGTCGACGAGCCGCTGGACTTCCGGGCTGTCAAGAAGCTGGGCATTCCGGGACGTGCGGGACGACACGACCTTCCTCTCGTCGTACTAGTGGTGAGAGTGACCGGGACACCGGGCAAGTGCGCAAGAGAGCATTCTGACATGCCCTCGGCCAGATGCACGCACGGCACCTGGTAGGGATTGTCAGGATGACTTCGCGGCACGAGTGCGCCTCACGCGGTCGGGCCCGGATGCTCGATGTTCCAGCATACGTCGGCCTCCAAATGACACATTTCCCCCGCACTCCCGGGGCCGTGGATGCTCCCAGACTGTATGCCCGCACGTCGGCGCGGGAAATCCGCCCCGCGCCGACTCGGCTGGTGAGATGTCCGACAACCGGGTCCGGGCGGCCGGGACCGACCAGCGGGATCGGCCCACGCACGCCTCACACGTCGGGGTCGGCCTTGACTGCCAGCACCGGGCACGAGGCATCCAGAAGAATTCGCTGCGCATTGCTGCCCAGAATCAACTTTCCCACCGGCGAACGCCTGCGGAGACCGATCACGATGAAGTCGGCGGCCACCTCGTCGGCGACCGCGATCAGGTCGTCGGCCGGCTCGGCGCCCTGGCCCAGTTCGCGGTATTCGTAGCCCAGCCCGTGCGCGTCCAACTCGGCCCGGACACCCGCCACGGCCTCGTCGGCCTCCGCAGTGCCCTGGGCGCGGGCTCCCTGGGCGTTGACGACGACAAGTCTGGCCTGGCGAAGTTTGGCCTCGGTGGCGGCACGGCGGAGGGCGGCACGGCCCTCCGGCTTGTCGACGTATCCGACGACGATCGCCGACATCGGCGCACCTCCGAGGACCGGGTGGGACGGATCTGGCTCAGGACTTGATCACGCTGGTTCGGGCTGGAACAGGCTGGATCAGGGCCGCGCGGCGGCTGGACCAGGGATCTGTCCTGGAGCCCGGACGCTACTACAGCCGCGTTGTGGATGACGCCAACCGGGGATCACGCCGTAGGGGCAAGGTTGCCACCATGACTCCCCCGTCGCCCGCAACGCCGTCTTCCGCGCCGGTCCCGGACAGTTCGCGGCCGGCTGGTCCGCACCCGGATCTGGCCCGGCTGGTCACCGCCTCGGTGTGGATCCTGCGCGGCCAGACGCGCAGGCGGGCGTTCGCGCCGACTGCCCGGATCGTGCTGCTGGATCCCGACGGGGCGCCGGTCGGCGATCCCTCCCCCAACCTGCTGGCGGCCACCGCCGGCGAACCCGACCATGCTCTGCGAGTCGACCTGGCCGTGGCCGGGCTGGACCGGCTGCTGACCGCCGGTGCGGGCGCGGCGGTGGCCCCCCACCTGCCGCGCCCGCACCGGCGAGCAGCCCTCGTGACCGTGCGGCCCGGACCGCTGGAAAGCCTCGATGGCGACCACGCCTGGTCGCGCGCCTGGCTGGTCGCCTGCGAGATCGTGGGGGCGCACCCGGATCCGGTCTACGTCGCGACCCGGATCGGGTGGTTCGACCTGTCCGGGCCATCCGCCCCGGTGGTGGTGCCGCGCCTGCGCGGTCCACGAGCACGGGACTTCGACGGCGGCCCGCGCCGACGAGGCTGAGGAGCGGAACGGCCCGATGGAGCTGATCGGGC encodes:
- a CDS encoding RNA polymerase sigma factor — protein: MVAQSRTEVKNSTEAGPESSPDSSAEAGSEAATGTNSDTGQPPPEEGFVLAEGDDADEPEQQVLVAGATADPVKDYLKLIGRVSLLNAEQEVELAKRIEAGLFAEEKLGGEAGAPPEDLGAEYEWLAEDGRQAKNHLLEANLRLVVSLAKRYTGRGMGFLDLIQEGNLGLIRAVEKFDYSKGYKFSTYATWWIRQAITRAMADQARTIRIPVHMVEVINKLARVQRQMLQDLGRAATPEELAKELDMTPEKVVEVQKYGREPISLHTPLGDDGGSEFGDLIEDSEAVVPADAVAFRLLQEQVYSVLETLSEREAGVVSLRFGLGDGQPKTLDEIGKVYGVTRERIRQIESKTMSKLRHPSRSQVLRDYLDLT
- a CDS encoding RNA polymerase sigma factor, with the protein product MSSRTSRNAQLLDSPEVQRLVDQGRERGHVTAEEVRGACEEVGIDKTQWAHLLRYLGEEGVTVSVDSTTQTTRKRVAAAASRRAAAVTQSAAAPAKPAAPAHKTRKVKEAPATPPAAPKVAPVGDVSQPAEQPAAVAEPTEAELPAEVPVEAEATAVAAKPAAKRAGARTAKKAAGAKGKKAASGKTGADGESAGSEAEADLEVEFNAELEEEGFVLSEGDDADEPEQQVLVAGATADPVKDYLKQIGKVPLLNAEQEVELAKRIEAGLFAEEKLSGETGAPPAELVTEFEWIAEDGHKAKNHLLEANLRLVVSLAKRYTGRGMLFLDLIQEGNLGLIRAVEKFDYTKGYKFSTYATWWIRQAITRAMADQARTIRIPVHMVEVINKLARVQRQMLQDLGREPTPEELAKELDMTPEKVVEVQKYGREPISLHTPLGEDGDSEFGDLIEDSEAIVPADAVSFTLLQEQLHAVLDTLSEREAGVVSMRFGLTDGQPKTLDEIGKVYGVTRERIRQIESKTMSKLRHPSRSQVLRDYLD
- a CDS encoding universal stress protein, with the translated sequence MSAIVVGYVDKPEGRAALRRAATEAKLRQARLVVVNAQGARAQGTAEADEAVAGVRAELDAHGLGYEYRELGQGAEPADDLIAVADEVAADFIVIGLRRRSPVGKLILGSNAQRILLDASCPVLAVKADPDV